A genomic region of Salinibacter pepae contains the following coding sequences:
- a CDS encoding DUF971 domain-containing protein has product MDIPPPERVSLDVKMQRLNIEWADGHASVFPLDGLREACPCAECEGQKVERIPKPGFLHIFRQTNRWKDVRIEKAGSVGLRITWDDGHRGGIYRWDRLRELQPAE; this is encoded by the coding sequence GTGGACATCCCGCCGCCCGAACGCGTCTCGCTCGACGTCAAGATGCAGCGGCTCAACATTGAGTGGGCCGACGGGCACGCGTCTGTCTTTCCGCTCGACGGGCTGCGGGAGGCGTGTCCGTGTGCGGAATGTGAGGGGCAGAAGGTCGAGCGCATCCCCAAGCCGGGGTTCCTTCACATCTTCCGCCAGACGAACCGCTGGAAAGACGTCCGGATCGAGAAGGCGGGCAGCGTGGGGCTGCGCATCACCTGGGACGACGGCCACCGCGGCGGCATCTACCGGTGGGACCGGCTCCGCGAACTGCAGCCGGCGGAGTGA
- a CDS encoding metal-dependent transcriptional regulator, whose protein sequence is MRSPSIEDYLKALYKLEDDEGAPVSTGALAEAMDVSSASASNMIKRLGELEFLTYEAYEGATLTDPGRTVALEVLRHHRLLELYLKEVMGFSWDEIHEEAEILEHHISERFEDRIEEMLGHPERDPHGHPIPARDGSVDALPTRSLADLPKGDAASIDHVADEDGELLDLLEQRGLLPGATVEVADTRPLDGLLVVAVDGTEQLIGRPVAKKVVVEA, encoded by the coding sequence ATGCGGAGCCCGTCCATCGAGGACTATCTCAAAGCCCTCTACAAACTCGAAGACGACGAGGGGGCTCCCGTATCGACCGGTGCCCTCGCGGAGGCGATGGACGTCTCGTCGGCCTCGGCGTCGAACATGATCAAACGCCTCGGCGAGCTCGAGTTTTTAACGTACGAGGCCTACGAGGGGGCCACGCTCACCGATCCGGGACGCACCGTAGCGCTGGAGGTGCTCCGTCACCACCGCCTGCTGGAGCTCTACCTGAAGGAGGTGATGGGCTTCTCGTGGGACGAGATTCACGAGGAGGCCGAAATTCTGGAGCACCACATCTCCGAACGGTTCGAGGACCGCATCGAGGAAATGCTGGGCCACCCGGAGCGCGACCCCCACGGCCACCCCATTCCCGCCCGGGACGGCTCCGTGGACGCCCTCCCCACCCGGTCGCTCGCCGACCTCCCCAAGGGGGACGCCGCCTCCATCGACCACGTCGCCGACGAGGACGGCGAGCTGCTGGACCTGCTCGAACAGCGCGGCCTCCTCCCCGGCGCCACCGTCGAGGTCGCCGACACGCGCCCGCTCGACGGCCTGCTCGTGGTGGCGGTCGACGGGACCGAGCAGCTCATCGGCCGCCCGGTCGCAAAGAAGGTCGTCGTCGAGGCGTAG
- a CDS encoding putative manganese transporter, whose translation MPAQDALDILIVSIRDGFVQVSAFVAVTVLLFSYLQYRTSGRIVTFLRNHRRMQPVAGALLGLTPGCGGAIVAMPLYIRGTISFGSVVATLGATAGDSAFVILAIAPGAGVYAYGLAFIASVAFGYAIDHWGLGVRRIDAAVERVAAVMRPGEVAASSVVAGGHGAAAGSPQAPRPGDAGSAAVARSGPARLDGALPAPDAAPAGTASSCPPPADASGPSGATSGASGVLTTVSHVVHLLWWGVAAAGLVAGVMYLARGAPEVAIEVAPTFFGLFTVAGVTGTVLSFYLYFVGRHYMDEAGAGRLRDRFGSTYETFQHAAMETSMVTVWVLAGYLLYEYTMGLFALDLRALSTMAGVFAPAAGAALGLVPGCTPQIIFAQLYAVEEVIPFSALAANAISQDGDALFPLMAIDMKAALIATIYTTIPALVVGALVYSLWPFARFGFGVLG comes from the coding sequence ATGCCTGCTCAAGACGCTCTCGACATTCTGATCGTCTCGATACGGGACGGGTTTGTGCAGGTGAGCGCGTTCGTCGCGGTGACCGTTCTGCTGTTTAGTTACCTCCAGTACCGGACCAGCGGCCGCATCGTCACCTTTCTCCGAAACCACCGGCGCATGCAGCCCGTCGCCGGGGCCCTGCTCGGGCTGACCCCGGGCTGCGGCGGGGCCATCGTGGCGATGCCCCTCTACATCCGCGGCACCATCAGCTTCGGGTCCGTCGTGGCCACCCTCGGGGCCACGGCCGGGGACTCGGCCTTCGTGATTCTCGCCATTGCGCCCGGGGCTGGGGTGTACGCCTACGGACTGGCCTTCATCGCGAGCGTGGCGTTTGGCTACGCCATCGACCACTGGGGGCTGGGCGTCCGCCGCATCGACGCGGCCGTCGAGCGCGTTGCGGCCGTGATGCGTCCGGGGGAGGTCGCGGCCTCCAGCGTGGTCGCCGGGGGGCACGGCGCGGCGGCGGGGTCCCCGCAGGCGCCCCGCCCCGGGGATGCCGGCTCGGCGGCCGTTGCGCGGTCCGGCCCGGCCCGCCTCGACGGTGCCCTCCCGGCCCCAGACGCCGCCCCCGCCGGCACGGCCTCCTCCTGCCCGCCCCCGGCCGACGCCTCCGGCCCCTCCGGCGCGACGAGTGGGGCATCCGGCGTACTGACCACCGTTAGCCACGTCGTGCACCTCCTCTGGTGGGGCGTGGCGGCCGCAGGGCTCGTGGCGGGCGTGATGTACCTGGCCCGAGGGGCCCCGGAGGTGGCCATCGAGGTCGCCCCGACCTTCTTCGGGCTCTTCACCGTCGCCGGGGTGACGGGCACGGTGCTCTCGTTCTACCTCTACTTCGTCGGCCGCCACTACATGGACGAAGCGGGGGCCGGTCGCCTCCGCGACCGCTTCGGGAGCACGTACGAGACGTTCCAGCACGCCGCGATGGAGACGTCCATGGTGACGGTGTGGGTGCTCGCGGGCTATCTCCTCTACGAATACACCATGGGCCTTTTCGCCCTCGACCTCAGGGCCCTCTCCACGATGGCCGGCGTGTTTGCGCCGGCGGCGGGGGCGGCACTCGGGCTCGTGCCCGGCTGCACCCCCCAGATCATCTTTGCGCAGCTCTACGCCGTCGAGGAGGTGATCCCATTTTCCGCGCTGGCGGCCAACGCCATCAGCCAGGACGGCGACGCCCTGTTTCCACTCATGGCCATCGACATGAAGGCGGCACTCATTGCGACGATCTACACGACCATCCCGGCGCTGGTCGTTGGGGCCCTCGTGTATTCCCTCTGGCCGTTCGCCCGCTTCGGCTTCGGCGTGCTCGGGTAG